A portion of the Methanomassiliicoccus sp. genome contains these proteins:
- a CDS encoding GNAT family N-acetyltransferase, which produces MTKVYPTSIPEFVIREAGESDTALILTFIRRLAEYEGLSSEVIADEGTLLDSLFAKHQADVIIGEFEGMPVAFALFFHNFSTFLGKANLYLEDLFVDERYRGRGLGRAMLACLARIALERGCGRLDWWCLDRNEPSIRFYKRLGARPMDDWTVYRVDGDALGHLARSL; this is translated from the coding sequence ATGACGAAGGTGTACCCGACCAGCATCCCTGAATTCGTGATCCGTGAAGCAGGAGAGAGCGATACCGCCCTGATCCTAACATTCATCAGGCGATTGGCCGAGTACGAAGGCCTTTCGAGCGAGGTCATCGCCGATGAAGGGACTCTCCTCGACTCCCTTTTCGCTAAGCATCAGGCAGACGTCATCATCGGCGAATTTGAGGGAATGCCAGTGGCCTTCGCCCTGTTCTTCCATAACTTCTCGACCTTCCTGGGAAAGGCCAACCTGTATCTCGAGGACCTGTTCGTTGATGAGCGGTACCGCGGCAGGGGTCTGGGAAGGGCGATGCTGGCATGCTTGGCGAGGATCGCCCTAGAGCGGGGCTGCGGTCGACTCGACTGGTGGTGCCTCGATCGGAACGAACCCTCGATCAGGTTCTATAAGCGTCTGGGCGCCCGGCCGATGGACGATTGGACCGTGTACCGGGTGGACGGGGACGCGCTAGGCCATCTGGCAAGATCTCTGTAG
- a CDS encoding GTP-binding protein, whose protein sequence is MEMLVIAGFLGSGKTTLVLSVIDRIIERTGKKVVVIVNDFGTVGIDGKVMSKYGLNVKELASGCICCTLGADLLQTVQDIEATIAPDLIVIEPTGVADPSAIVSAMTMYEGNGLSRITSAVIVDASRFDVILKALGRPLTNQVKAADLILINKMDAVNAPEIERMIAQLREINNMKPIIPISATEGTNVDKVIDAMVMA, encoded by the coding sequence ATGGAGATGCTTGTAATCGCGGGGTTTCTAGGCTCGGGGAAGACCACTCTGGTCCTCTCAGTCATTGATCGTATCATTGAACGGACCGGGAAGAAAGTGGTCGTGATCGTCAATGATTTCGGAACGGTGGGGATCGACGGCAAGGTCATGAGCAAATATGGGCTCAATGTCAAAGAACTGGCCAGCGGCTGCATCTGCTGCACCCTGGGAGCGGACCTGCTGCAGACGGTACAGGACATCGAGGCCACGATCGCTCCCGATCTCATCGTGATCGAACCGACCGGGGTCGCGGACCCCTCAGCCATAGTCAGCGCGATGACCATGTATGAAGGGAACGGCCTGAGTCGCATCACGTCCGCGGTCATCGTCGACGCTTCCCGCTTCGATGTCATACTCAAAGCCTTGGGACGACCGCTCACCAATCAGGTGAAGGCCGCCGACCTGATACTCATTAACAAGATGGATGCCGTCAATGCTCCGGAGATCGAGCGGATGATCGCCCAGCTGAGAGAAATAAACAACATGAAGCCGATCATCCCCATCTCCGCGACCGAGGGGACCAACGTGGACAAGGTCATAGATGCGATGGTGATGGCATGA
- a CDS encoding OsmC family protein produces the protein MDETEFLTKISRVERYKFRVSFNNDKIEDIMMDEPTPLGGGEFPNAGKLLAAAVGNCLCASLVFCMERSRSEVPNICAEVSTSLERNEKGRLRITQMAVKIFPQVEDEAKFERCRDLFEDFCIVTQSVRNGIPVDVKVFPYRLREDRLKGSVGGSDP, from the coding sequence GTGGACGAGACCGAGTTCCTGACCAAGATCAGCCGGGTGGAGCGCTACAAGTTCAGAGTCTCCTTCAATAACGACAAGATAGAAGACATCATGATGGACGAGCCCACCCCCCTGGGTGGGGGGGAGTTCCCCAACGCCGGCAAGCTTCTCGCCGCTGCGGTCGGTAACTGCCTATGTGCATCGTTGGTGTTCTGCATGGAGAGGTCGAGGTCCGAGGTGCCCAATATCTGCGCCGAGGTATCGACCAGCTTGGAGAGGAACGAGAAGGGCCGGCTGCGCATCACTCAAATGGCGGTCAAGATCTTCCCCCAGGTCGAGGACGAGGCTAAGTTCGAGCGCTGCCGCGATCTGTTCGAGGACTTCTGTATAGTCACGCAGAGCGTACGGAACGGTATCCCGGTCGACGTCAAGGTATTTCCCTACCGCCTCCGCGAGGACCGCTTAAAGGGAAGCGTCGGGGGTTCCGACCCGTAG